The following coding sequences lie in one Halorarum halophilum genomic window:
- a CDS encoding TrmB family transcriptional regulator: MAPRDDELVEAELVDHLKALGFKEYEAHTLIALFRLGTATAKDIADSSDVPRTRVYDAIDPLHESGLVDIQYASPKKFTVLSRESLVRKLNTDRENMITEVAELFEQLGSVEPQTEQMGVWTVTGRGSVAERVFEFIDEADDEIIYMTIDDLFTDDHLDRLQDADERGVDIHLAGISDEVQGRIQDVIPSADLFETLWEWEDTPAGSLLITDEQTALVSVRVDDQPADEGEESAIWASGARNSLVVVLRAIFTWRLRTNEMP, encoded by the coding sequence ATGGCGCCCCGTGATGACGAGCTGGTTGAAGCAGAGCTAGTCGACCACCTGAAGGCGCTCGGGTTCAAAGAATACGAAGCCCACACGTTAATCGCCCTCTTCCGTCTCGGGACGGCGACCGCCAAGGACATCGCTGATAGTAGCGACGTTCCACGGACTCGCGTCTACGACGCGATCGACCCACTCCATGAATCTGGGCTGGTTGACATCCAGTATGCGTCACCGAAGAAATTCACCGTCCTCTCCCGGGAGTCGCTCGTACGCAAACTCAACACGGACCGCGAGAACATGATCACCGAAGTGGCCGAGTTGTTCGAGCAACTTGGGTCGGTGGAGCCACAGACCGAACAGATGGGGGTCTGGACGGTCACCGGGCGAGGTTCCGTCGCTGAGCGGGTCTTCGAGTTTATCGACGAGGCTGATGACGAGATCATCTATATGACCATCGACGACCTCTTCACCGACGACCATCTCGATCGCCTGCAGGACGCCGATGAGCGAGGGGTGGACATTCACCTGGCAGGGATCTCCGACGAGGTCCAAGGACGCATTCAGGACGTCATTCCGTCGGCGGACCTGTTCGAGACGCTCTGGGAGTGGGAAGACACGCCAGCCGGAAGCCTTCTTATCACGGACGAGCAGACCGCGCTCGTGAGCGTTCGCGTCGATGACCAGCCGGCGGACGAGGGTGAGGAGTCGGCGATCTGGGCGAGCGGCGCGCGAAACAGCCTGGTCGTCGTCCTGCGGGCGATCTTCACCTGGCGGCTCAGGACCAACGAAATGCCCTGA
- a CDS encoding saccharopine dehydrogenase family protein yields the protein MGDLTGVDLNAFDFDDVLGRSDEFADVGCSLWFANGGLVSTIALGMVGCEQFDDVNDVNFYWGMWRLLTQTTAGLTDTVTYEHDPNVDERARWEDGEVIDDLAPFSQTRTFEFPDPIGEQETYVISHPEPITFPKAPIAQETNVDRIITRGVWHEEWAEYERTLHAMDALDAEPLEVYGGEVDPLEVAQEQVKRAGREREAEWKPPEKLSTETEWTPQTILSAEITGSVAEEDETAVLHLEQPYPFFDGNEITTMREYGCYVDLPLSVTLQLMADGAVNEERIFVTETSGLDADRYFEEMEARGFELREEQTPATRPSSPADD from the coding sequence GTGGGCGACCTCACCGGCGTCGACCTGAACGCTTTCGACTTCGACGACGTGCTCGGTCGGTCCGATGAGTTCGCCGACGTGGGGTGTTCGCTGTGGTTCGCCAATGGCGGGCTTGTGAGCACGATCGCGCTCGGAATGGTCGGCTGTGAACAGTTCGACGACGTGAACGACGTGAACTTCTACTGGGGGATGTGGCGGCTCCTCACCCAGACGACCGCCGGGCTTACCGACACGGTCACGTACGAGCACGATCCGAACGTTGACGAACGAGCACGCTGGGAAGATGGTGAGGTGATCGACGACCTCGCACCGTTCTCCCAGACGCGGACCTTTGAGTTCCCCGACCCCATCGGCGAGCAGGAAACGTACGTGATCTCCCACCCCGAGCCGATCACGTTCCCGAAGGCACCGATCGCACAGGAGACGAACGTCGACCGGATCATTACCCGCGGGGTCTGGCACGAGGAGTGGGCTGAGTACGAACGGACCCTGCATGCAATGGATGCCTTGGATGCGGAGCCTCTCGAGGTCTACGGCGGCGAGGTCGATCCTCTGGAAGTTGCGCAGGAACAGGTCAAGCGCGCCGGACGTGAACGCGAGGCCGAATGGAAGCCCCCCGAAAAACTGTCGACCGAGACGGAGTGGACACCACAGACCATTCTCTCGGCGGAGATCACCGGGTCAGTTGCGGAAGAGGACGAGACGGCAGTCCTTCACCTCGAACAGCCGTATCCGTTCTTCGACGGAAACGAGATCACGACGATGCGTGAATACGGCTGTTACGTCGACCTCCCGCTCTCGGTGACGCTCCAACTCATGGCCGACGGTGCTGTCAACGAGGAGAGGATTTTCGTCACAGAAACTAGCGGGCTCGACGCTGATCGGTATTTCGAGGAGATGGAGGCCCGCGGGTTCGAGTTGCGCGAGGAGCAGACACCCGCGACCCGGCCGTCATCGCCCGCCGATGATTGA
- a CDS encoding helix-turn-helix domain-containing protein — protein sequence MNAQTVPTIALNMRTTTVCWRISTNATVTGGTPTPNKSYSVYVQPRRNIQFGTIGINCQDLDTLVEKGLIEKSELDKRTNYYTVTQRGQRELETRRIWEA from the coding sequence ATGAACGCACAGACGGTACCGACGATTGCGCTCAACATGAGGACGACGACTGTCTGCTGGCGCATTTCCACGAACGCCACAGTAACCGGAGGGACTCCGACTCCGAACAAAAGCTATTCTGTCTACGTCCAGCCCAGGAGGAACATTCAATTCGGGACGATCGGGATTAACTGCCAGGATCTCGATACGCTCGTGGAGAAGGGCCTCATCGAGAAGAGCGAGCTGGATAAGCGGACGAACTACTATACGGTCACACAGCGTGGCCAGCGCGAACTGGAGACCCGCCGGATCTGGGAGGCCTAA
- a CDS encoding HalOD1 output domain-containing protein, translating to MSTVHTERAWGRAQYDWSEMTPSVAVVETIAAVENVEPDELVFGQGLPLSEYFDPDALDSLVTHDDITIAFTGDEYQIRIDGSHVGIHSE from the coding sequence GTGAGCACCGTACACACGGAGAGGGCGTGGGGTCGCGCTCAATATGATTGGTCGGAAATGACTCCGAGTGTTGCTGTCGTCGAGACCATCGCAGCTGTCGAGAACGTGGAGCCAGATGAGCTCGTGTTCGGACAAGGGCTGCCCTTGAGCGAGTACTTCGATCCGGATGCACTCGATTCGCTCGTCACTCACGACGACATTACGATTGCATTCACTGGCGACGAATACCAGATTCGAATCGACGGGAGCCACGTGGGGATCCACAGCGAGTAG
- a CDS encoding multicopper oxidase family protein has protein sequence MAATVQAAPSTIQPSGAASAKSWLYDSAFPGPELRMAEGDVVEVELTNELPAGTTIHWHGIPVSNGMDGVPNVTQQPVDSGGSFTYKFRAEPAGTYFFHSHAGLQLDRGLLAPLVIEESDPHVEYDREHTVVVDDYLEGAPRPLSDDDSDRGPGGGGSGGMGGGMMADRRPPYAGLLIDGRLPTDPRTFDVQEGERVRLRFINASSATLFRVQVAGHPLSVTHADGQPVDPVSVDSFVFGSGERYDAIVEASNPGTWEIRAGAVDGNESPARAVLAYDGSESSSPTAPSTSERQLSYRDLDAISPLDGVDGSPDRTFDVTLSAGGRSDDWLIDGQAYPDAEPFQVREGEHVRVRMTNRSPVVHPMHLHGHFFQVQDAVKDTVVVPGHRGEVTFDFVADNPGNWLFHCHNLYHLDAGMARVVQYLK, from the coding sequence GTGGCTGCCACGGTGCAGGCGGCACCGAGTACGATCCAGCCTAGTGGGGCCGCGTCCGCTAAAAGCTGGCTGTACGACAGTGCGTTCCCGGGGCCGGAACTGCGGATGGCTGAAGGGGACGTTGTCGAAGTCGAACTGACGAACGAACTTCCAGCAGGAACCACGATCCACTGGCATGGCATCCCCGTATCGAACGGGATGGATGGCGTTCCGAACGTCACCCAACAGCCAGTCGACTCCGGCGGCTCGTTCACCTACAAGTTCCGGGCGGAGCCGGCGGGCACGTACTTCTTCCACAGCCACGCCGGCCTCCAACTCGACCGCGGGTTGCTCGCACCGCTGGTCATCGAGGAATCCGACCCGCACGTGGAGTACGACCGGGAGCACACCGTCGTCGTCGACGACTACCTCGAGGGAGCGCCGCGACCACTCTCCGACGACGACTCTGACCGGGGGCCTGGAGGCGGTGGCTCCGGTGGCATGGGCGGCGGCATGATGGCCGACAGACGACCGCCGTACGCCGGACTCCTCATCGACGGACGCTTACCGACTGATCCGCGGACGTTCGACGTCCAGGAAGGAGAGCGCGTCCGCTTACGGTTCATCAACGCAAGCAGTGCGACGCTCTTTCGCGTGCAGGTGGCCGGGCACCCGCTGTCCGTCACGCATGCCGACGGCCAGCCGGTCGATCCAGTGTCCGTCGACTCGTTCGTCTTCGGATCCGGCGAGCGCTACGACGCGATCGTCGAGGCTTCGAATCCCGGCACGTGGGAAATCCGTGCTGGCGCTGTCGACGGGAACGAATCACCCGCACGGGCAGTTCTCGCGTACGACGGGAGTGAGTCGTCGTCACCGACAGCACCGTCGACGAGCGAGCGCCAGCTCTCGTATCGTGACCTCGACGCGATCTCGCCGCTCGATGGCGTCGACGGGAGTCCGGACCGCACGTTCGACGTCACGCTCTCAGCTGGCGGCCGGTCGGACGACTGGTTGATCGACGGGCAAGCGTATCCCGATGCGGAGCCGTTTCAGGTCAGGGAGGGAGAGCACGTCAGAGTCAGAATGACGAACCGGAGTCCCGTCGTTCACCCGATGCACCTTCACGGCCATTTTTTCCAGGTTCAGGACGCGGTCAAAGACACCGTCGTCGTTCCGGGACACAGAGGAGAGGTGACCTTCGACTTCGTCGCGGACAACCCCGGCAACTGGCTCTTCCATTGCCACAACCTCTATCACCTCGACGCAGGGATGGCTCGCGTCGTCCAGTATCTCAAGTAG
- a CDS encoding SHOCT domain-containing protein translates to MSSSDQLNIATILLLVLGVIVVLPLLTMGMGFGGMMGFGGMMGQYGSTGGWWPFVGMLVPFAFLLIILGGGYLVLRRVTENQTARNPALEELRTAYARGELTDEEFETRREKLEPQE, encoded by the coding sequence ATGTCCTCATCCGATCAACTCAATATCGCGACCATCCTCCTCCTAGTCCTCGGAGTGATCGTCGTACTCCCGTTACTCACGATGGGGATGGGCTTCGGTGGGATGATGGGCTTCGGTGGGATGATGGGTCAGTACGGCAGTACTGGTGGCTGGTGGCCATTCGTGGGTATGCTCGTTCCGTTCGCGTTTCTCCTCATCATCCTCGGAGGTGGGTACCTCGTCCTCAGGCGCGTGACCGAAAATCAGACGGCTCGAAACCCCGCGCTGGAAGAACTCCGTACGGCATACGCTCGGGGAGAGTTGACTGACGAAGAGTTCGAAACGCGTCGGGAAAAGCTCGAACCGCAGGAGTGA
- a CDS encoding MarR family winged helix-turn-helix transcriptional regulator produces the protein MSTDLGTANGTEARELVHFVTQQTRFSLLTNILQHPEQLPSMYELEQLNPSVSAATVYKHTQKLIDAGIVEEVPLPDGERRQGYPWKFYGLTDEGRAFLEEHNLLAAEETLQRIYETIADKPEKMVKYENAPRPATR, from the coding sequence ATGAGTACCGACCTAGGGACCGCTAATGGGACGGAGGCGCGCGAACTCGTTCACTTCGTGACTCAGCAGACGCGATTTTCCCTCCTCACCAACATTCTCCAACACCCCGAGCAACTGCCCTCGATGTACGAGCTCGAACAGCTCAACCCAAGCGTCAGCGCCGCCACCGTGTACAAACACACCCAGAAGCTCATCGACGCTGGCATCGTGGAGGAGGTCCCCCTCCCGGACGGCGAGCGTCGGCAGGGCTACCCGTGGAAGTTCTACGGACTGACCGATGAAGGGCGCGCGTTCCTCGAAGAACACAACCTGTTGGCGGCTGAGGAGACGCTGCAACGGATCTACGAGACGATCGCCGACAAACCCGAGAAGATGGTCAAGTACGAGAACGCGCCCCGCCCTGCCACCAGATAA
- a CDS encoding class I SAM-dependent methyltransferase, which translates to MQVEGYTTDLADQYFQPTKRGTSMTAKEFSDTQAGWDEIAAGFDEYATPLTTAFAEAALQRVDLRPDMRFLDVAAGSGALSLPAARLGAEVVATDISPAMVELLEARARDENLTTIEAHVMDGHALELEDDAFDVSASMNGVSLFPDMQRGLGEMVRVTKPGGRILILAFGPPTEAEFITFFLEAMQSAVPGFDGLPMDPPPLPFQVADPEQLRARFVDAGLNDIRIDTGSWETEFRSATHLWNMVVNSNPIAASLVANLSQEQIAEIQEVLDTKLRERAGGSGPAVLATRMNIASGTK; encoded by the coding sequence GTGCAGGTCGAGGGGTACACGACCGACTTAGCAGACCAGTACTTCCAACCGACGAAGAGGGGGACATCCATGACTGCTAAGGAATTCAGTGACACGCAGGCCGGGTGGGACGAGATCGCGGCCGGTTTCGACGAGTACGCCACGCCCTTGACGACCGCGTTTGCGGAGGCTGCCCTTCAACGCGTGGATCTCCGCCCAGACATGCGATTTCTGGATGTGGCAGCGGGAAGCGGAGCGCTCAGTCTCCCAGCTGCACGCCTCGGCGCGGAGGTAGTGGCGACAGACATCTCGCCGGCGATGGTCGAGCTGCTAGAGGCGCGGGCTCGGGACGAGAATCTGACCACTATTGAGGCCCACGTCATGGACGGCCACGCCCTCGAACTTGAGGACGACGCCTTCGATGTCTCTGCATCCATGAACGGTGTCTCGCTATTTCCGGACATGCAGCGCGGACTAGGTGAGATGGTGCGAGTCACGAAGCCTGGTGGTCGGATATTGATCCTCGCGTTTGGTCCGCCTACCGAAGCGGAGTTCATCACCTTCTTCCTGGAGGCGATGCAATCGGCCGTTCCCGGCTTCGACGGCCTGCCGATGGATCCACCGCCGTTACCCTTCCAGGTGGCGGATCCCGAGCAGTTGCGCGCACGATTTGTCGACGCTGGATTGAACGACATCCGCATCGACACTGGTTCGTGGGAGACGGAGTTCCGGTCCGCCACACACCTCTGGAATATGGTAGTCAACAGCAATCCAATCGCCGCATCACTGGTCGCCAATCTCTCTCAAGAGCAAATCGCTGAGATCCAGGAGGTTCTAGACACCAAACTCCGTGAACGCGCCGGAGGGAGCGGCCCCGCAGTCCTGGCCACCCGGATGAATATCGCCTCCGGCACGAAGTGA
- a CDS encoding DUF7837 family putative zinc-binding protein produces the protein MHSVESVGQQFEGFQKMASSDGQLGVCPLCETDIHARDVLIEYREDNETGIWADCPHCSEVVHPE, from the coding sequence ATGCACTCCGTCGAGAGTGTAGGACAGCAGTTCGAAGGTTTCCAAAAAATGGCATCCTCAGATGGACAACTTGGTGTCTGCCCACTCTGTGAGACCGACATTCACGCCCGAGATGTCCTCATCGAGTATCGTGAGGACAACGAGACGGGCATCTGGGCCGACTGCCCCCACTGCTCGGAAGTAGTACATCCGGAGTAA
- a CDS encoding DUF302 domain-containing protein, with protein sequence MSYTTDKRVAGEFDAVVEQTIDALSDEGFGVLCDIDVQATFTEKLDEEFRQYRILGACNPRLAYQGLEAEIELGALLPCNVIVYKEADETIVVSAVDPTQLVGITDNPDLDSISADVSARLERVLESL encoded by the coding sequence ATGTCCTATACTACAGACAAGCGGGTTGCGGGCGAGTTCGATGCCGTTGTCGAGCAGACCATCGACGCCCTCTCCGACGAAGGGTTCGGCGTGCTCTGTGACATCGACGTCCAGGCGACGTTCACGGAGAAACTCGACGAGGAGTTCCGCCAGTACCGAATCCTCGGAGCGTGTAACCCGCGGCTCGCCTATCAGGGACTCGAAGCGGAGATCGAGCTCGGAGCCCTGCTCCCCTGTAACGTCATCGTGTATAAGGAGGCCGATGAAACCATCGTGGTAAGTGCGGTCGATCCGACGCAGCTCGTCGGTATCACGGATAACCCCGACCTCGATTCGATCTCGGCGGACGTCTCCGCCCGATTGGAACGCGTCCTTGAATCACTGTGA
- a CDS encoding helix-turn-helix transcriptional regulator: protein MAKATPFKATSVARAEDRAKPEESTRNQPGPAYDVGSLEYDPSEIRSQKDFLLKLGIPHYDLFCQLISENGGTLPQKGFATYANLSSSTISRLLQEMEDDGQVVRVRVGREKVVCLPEYAPETQFFATDDSDETLRV from the coding sequence TTGGCCAAAGCCACTCCGTTCAAGGCGACGTCAGTAGCACGCGCCGAGGACAGGGCAAAGCCGGAGGAATCGACGAGAAACCAACCCGGTCCTGCGTACGATGTTGGATCGCTCGAGTACGATCCCAGTGAGATTCGGAGTCAGAAGGACTTCCTCTTGAAACTCGGTATCCCTCACTACGACTTATTCTGTCAGCTCATCTCGGAGAATGGGGGTACGCTTCCCCAGAAGGGGTTCGCCACCTATGCGAATCTGTCGAGTTCGACAATCAGTCGGCTTCTCCAGGAGATGGAGGACGACGGCCAAGTCGTGCGCGTGCGAGTCGGCCGGGAGAAGGTGGTCTGCCTCCCCGAATACGCGCCAGAGACTCAGTTCTTCGCGACCGACGACAGCGACGAGACGCTCCGTGTGTGA